The following are from one region of the Sandaracinus amylolyticus genome:
- a CDS encoding DoxX family protein: protein MKSNALHTMGYWISTALLALALGAGGALDLMHAPEVMTGLERLGYPAYLATLLGVWKLAGVVALLAPGLGQLKEWAYAGIAFDLTGAAFSHLASGDGPGAIAPLALLAIGAASWALRPASRLSRPLPWSVGRFATRAV from the coding sequence ATGAAGAGCAACGCGCTACACACGATGGGCTACTGGATCTCCACTGCGCTCCTCGCGCTCGCGCTCGGCGCGGGCGGAGCGCTCGACCTGATGCATGCGCCCGAGGTGATGACCGGCCTGGAGCGCCTCGGTTACCCCGCGTACCTCGCGACGCTGCTCGGCGTCTGGAAGCTCGCGGGCGTTGTCGCGCTCCTCGCGCCCGGGCTCGGGCAGCTGAAGGAGTGGGCCTACGCGGGCATCGCGTTCGACCTCACGGGCGCCGCGTTCTCGCACCTCGCGAGCGGAGACGGGCCCGGTGCGATCGCGCCGCTCGCGCTGCTGGCGATCGGTGCGGCGTCGTGGGCCCTGCGCCCCGCGTCGCGCCTGTCGCGGCCGCTGCCGTGGTCGGTCGGCCGCTTCGCGACGAGGGCCGTATGA